The genomic stretch CCCGAATCGGTTGATACCGATAATCCTGCCCCCCATACCAACGAAGCGTTCCCAACCGAAGGGCGAGGCCGCCTCAACGGCCAACCGGGCGGCGATCCCGGGCAGCAGGACCCCCTCCCTGTACGCCTCCGGCTGGCGGTCGAAAAGCTCGAAGCTCGCCACGTTAACCAGGCGGACGGGAATACCGGTTTTTCCAAGAAGTTCAACAGCCTCCAGCGCCGGACCAACCTCAGACCCGCTGGCGAAAATGATGGCGCGAGGTTCTTCGGATGGGTCCGATAACACGTAGGCGCCCCTTGCGATCTCACGTGCGGGGGGCGCAGTCACCCGATCGATGGATTTCAGTTTCTGCCTGGTCAGGATGAGGGCCGCGGGACCTTTGGCCTTGAGGGCCACCTTCCACGCTTCCGCTGTTTCAGAGGCGTCGGCCGGGCGAAGGTCGATGAGGCCGGGAATGGATCGCAGGGCGGCAAGCTGTTCAATGGGCTGATGGGTTGGGCCATCCTCGCCCAGACCGATGCTGTCGTGGGTGAAGATGTACGTAACGGGACATTTTTCAAGGCTGGCCAGCCGTATGGCCGGCTTCATATAATCGGAGAATATGAGGAATGTACCGATGTATGGATGCAGAGCCCCGTGCAGCGCCATACCGTTGGCAATGGCTCCCATACCGTGTTCCCGAACCCCGAAGTGGAAGTTCCTTCCCAAACGGTCCTCCCTGGAAAAGCTACCCTCGTCCTTGATTAAGGTGTTATTGGAGGGCGCAAGGTCGGCGGATCCGCCCAGGAGGCGGGGCAGGACCGGCGCCAGCGCGTTGATTACCTTTCCCGAAGCGGCTCGGCTGGCCAAATCCTCGCCCGCAAGTTCAGGGAGGGCCTCCTCCCATCCCGGGGGAAGATCGGCGCTCCACATCTGACGCCACTGGGCCGACATCTCCGGGAATTTTCTTTCGTAAGCAGCAAAAATGTCCTTCCATTTCCCCTCTAGAGCGGAGCCCTTTTGCAGGCACTTACGAAAATGCTTCATGACCTCATCCGGGATGTAAAAAGTCCGATCCGTCGGCCATCCAAGATTCTTCTTGGTCAACCTGACCTCTTCCTCCCCGAGTGGGGATCCGTGGGCTGCCGAGGTGTCCTGCTTGTTGGGGCTTCCGAACCCGATGTGGGTGCGAACGGCAATGATGGAAGGCCTGTCAATCTCCTGCCTGGCATTTTCGATGGCGCCGCGGATGGCCGCTGTGTCGTTTCCGTCCGGGACCCTCTGGGTATGCCATTCGTA from Deltaproteobacteria bacterium encodes the following:
- the tkt gene encoding transketolase, whose amino-acid sequence is MDLETLSINTLRMLAVDAVQKADSGHPGMPMGAAPMAYVLWTDILKHNPGNPDWPDRDRFVLSAGHGSMLLYALLFLTGYDLSLDDLKNFRQWGSRTPGHPEVHMTPGVETTTGPLGQGIANAVGMAMAEEHLAARFNRSGFPLVDHYTYAIAGDGDLMEGISSEACSLAGHLGLGKLIVLYDDNHISIEGPTELAFTEDRMERFDAYEWHTQRVPDGNDTAAIRGAIENARQEIDRPSIIAVRTHIGFGSPNKQDTSAAHGSPLGEEEVRLTKKNLGWPTDRTFYIPDEVMKHFRKCLQKGSALEGKWKDIFAAYERKFPEMSAQWRQMWSADLPPGWEEALPELAGEDLASRAASGKVINALAPVLPRLLGGSADLAPSNNTLIKDEGSFSREDRLGRNFHFGVREHGMGAIANGMALHGALHPYIGTFLIFSDYMKPAIRLASLEKCPVTYIFTHDSIGLGEDGPTHQPIEQLAALRSIPGLIDLRPADASETAEAWKVALKAKGPAALILTRQKLKSIDRVTAPPAREIARGAYVLSDPSEEPRAIIFASGSEVGPALEAVELLGKTGIPVRLVNVASFELFDRQPEAYREGVLLPGIAARLAVEAASPFGWERFVGMGGRIIGINRFGASAPGKVNMEKFGFTADNIAGAVKELLAD